From Brassica oleracea var. oleracea cultivar TO1000 chromosome C3, BOL, whole genome shotgun sequence, a single genomic window includes:
- the LOC106335816 gene encoding glucan endo-1,3-beta-glucosidase 14, with product MATRSLSFFRVLLLFLTLSVRSNGQGVGINYGQIANNLPSPARVAVLLRSLNITRVKLYDADPNVLFSFSNSQVDFMIGLGNEFLQNMSTDPTKAQSWIQQRLQPHISKTRITSIVVGNEIFKTNDHVLISSLLPAMKAVYSALVNLGLEKQVTVTSAHSLDMLQTSYPPSSGSFKEEFIPYLQPLLDFHSQIKSPFLINAYPFFAYKDSPKEISLEYALFQPNQGMVDSNTNLHYDNMLFAQVDALYSAIKALGHTDVEARISETGWPSKGEENEIGASPENAALYNGNLLRLVQERKGTPAKPSVPIDVYVFALFNENLKPGPISERNYGLFFPDGKPVYNVGLQGYLPDIIYSSSATTIKILNVWRAVMGLAVAGMILDMGVKMKMR from the exons ATGGCCACACGCAGTCTCTCTTTCTTCAGAGTTCTTCTCCTCTTTCTCACACTCTCAG TGAGAAGTAACGGCCAAGGAGTAGGAATCAACTACGGCCAAATCGCAAACAACCTCCCATCTCCGGCGAGAGTTGCAGTTCTCCTTCGATCACTAAACATCACAAGAGTCAAACTCTACGACGCAGATCCAAACGTCCTCTTCTCCTTCTCTAACTCCCAAGTCGATTTCATGATCGGACTAGGCAACGAGTTTCTCCAAAACATGTCGACCGACCCAACCAAAGCTCAGAGTTGGATCCAGCAACGACTCCAACCACACATCTCAAAAACACGTATAACTTCAATCGTTGTCGGAAACGAAATCTTCAAAACCAACGATCATGTCCTAATCTCAAGTCTCTTACCGGCAATGAAAGCGGTTTACTCTGCTCTAGTCAATCTCGGTTTAGAGAAACAAGTAACAGTAACGTCAGCTCATTCACTAGACATGCTTCAGACGTCGTACCCTCCTTCGTCCGGATCATTCAAAGAAGAGTTCATTCCATATCTTCAACCTCTTCTTGATTTTCACTCTCAGATCAAATCTCCTTTCTTGATCAACGCTTACCCTTTCTTTGCTTACAAAGACAGTCCTAAAGAGATTTCTTTAGAGTACGCTCTGTTTCAGCCGAACCAAGGGATGGTTGATTCGAACACGAATCTTCATTACGACAACATGTTGTTCGCTCAAGTCGATGCGCTGTATTCGGCTATTAAAGCGTTGGGACATACAGATGTTGAGGCTCGGATCTCCGAGACGGGATGGCCTTCTAAAGGAGAGGAGAATGAGATCGGAGCTTCGCCGGAGAACGCGGCGCTTTATAATGGGAACTTGTTGCGGTTGGTTCAGGAGAGGAAAGGAACTCCGGCGAAGCCATCTGTTCCGATTGATGTTTACGTTTTTGCTCTGTTCAATGAGAATCTTAAACCGGGTCCGATTTCTGAGAGGAATTATGGATTGTTTTTTCCAGATGGTAAACCGGTTTATAATGTTGGGTTGCAGGGTTATCTCCCTGATATTATCTACAGTTCCAGCGCAACTACTATCAAG